Part of the Thermococcus barossii genome is shown below.
TCATGGCCCCCACTGCCACCAGCCGTACCTGAGGACGAGGAACGCTATCCCGACCCCGAGAACCATCAGCATCAGCAGGATGGCGGCGAGTTTCTTCTTGTCCTGGGTTTCCATGGTATCACCTCTAACAACTCCCCCTGCCGATTATAAAAACCTTCCCGACCGTCGGGACTGAAAACCCGTTTCCACCAATCACAGAGACGTTAGGGCGACGGAAATTTGTTCCGGAAATGTTATTAGGCCGGAAGGCCCAGTAAACCTGATGTCTCATGCTGCGCCTTGAGGTCTACTGCGACGAGGGTGAGGGGGAGAGGGTGGCGGATGTTCTGGGCAAGTGGAACCTCCAGTTCTACACCGAGGAGGTGCAGGGCAATGGACGCCGTGCCCTCAGGTTCACGGCCCTGGTTCCCGATTTCGTGATCAACGACGTCGTTGACGAGCTGATGAAGTCCATAGACCTCCGAAGGGGGCACGCCTCGATAACGTGGACGCCGGTTAGCGGGAAGTCTGTGAAGTACGCAAACTCCGTGAAGTCCCTCAGGAAGTTTCGGCGCCGCTGGAGCCTGGCGGCGATAGAGGGGCTCATAGAGAACGCCAACACCCAGGCCCGGGTTGACCCAATCCAGCTCACCCTCGGCGCCGTTGCCTCGATCATAGCCCTCTTCGGCCTCATCAACGATAGCATAGTCATGATAATCTCGGCCATGTTGCTCTCGCCGATACTTGGCCCTCTCTACGGTTTCTCCCTCAACATCGTTATGGGTAAGGGCCGGGATGCCCTAGACGCGGTTTCCTCAATCCTGAAGCTCCTCGGTGTCATCTTTGCCTCTGCCCTTCTGGTGTCCATTGCTCTCAGGTTTGCCGGCATTATGCCAGCCGAGCCCACCCACGAGATACTCGTCCGCGGCGAATCCGGACTGGTTTACATACTCCTCGCGATAATCCTGGGTTATGCAGGAATAGTCGCCATAGTTAGCAGGATTCCCGAGATTCTCGCGGGGGTTTCGATAGCGGCCGCGCTCGTTCCTCCAACGACGGTGGTTGGAATATCCCTCGCCATGGGCTGGTGGGATGTTTTCGGGGGCTCGCTCGTTCTGACAGTGGAGAACGTTCTCGGCCTCCTCAGCGGCTCACTTCTTGGGCTCTATATCCTCAACGTCTCACCCAGGAGCTACTATGAGAAGAGGGCTGCAAAGTTGTATACGAAGAGGACGATGCTGGTGCTGGCAGTTATGATCGCCGCCCTCACCCTTGTGGAGCTCCTCAGTTAGGCAACTTCCGTCTGCTCGTATATCGTCTTTCCTTTTCTGTGTTTGACCAGGAGACCGTAGAAGAACTCCTTCATGTCAGGACCCATCTCATCGTCGAGGAGAAGGTCCGCCCGGCCGGAGTATTCTCTCTCGGCCTTCGTTATGAGAAGCGCTATCTGGGGGGTCAGATGCTCCAAGAGAACCCTGACGAGTTCTGGGTAGACTTCCTCCTCCAGCTCCTCGTCCGATTCGATGCCAAGATACACGATGAAGCCTTTCATCTGGACCGCAAGGACGAACTCGTCCTCGCTCAGCTCGAAGAATGAGAAGTTATAGCCCCTTGACTCTGTCCTCGCCAGCAGAACGCCCCTTATTGAGAGGGTCACCGGCTCATCGTCTATCTCGAACACGAGGTCTTTGGCGAGTTCCCTGGTGGCTATGGCGTACAGCTCCTCGATCGGCATGGGGCTATCTCCATCCGCGGAAATAAAAGGCTTTCGCGTCACGTTTTTAACGATGATGTCCAAAGAAATTACGGTGGTGTCATGAAGATCACGCGGTTTGGGGTTTCGGTTCCCGATGAGCTGCTTGAGAGGTTCGATCGCATAATCAAGGAGAAGGGTTACGTTAACAGAAGCGAGGCAATAAGGGACATGATGAGGGACTTCATAGTCAGACACGAGTGGGAGGAAGGTGACAGGGAGGTGGCCGGTACAATCACAATAGTCTACAACCACGATGAGGCCGATGTTGTGAAGGAGCTGCTTGACCTTCAGCACGATTACGTTGACGAAATAATCTCAAGCCTCCACGTTCACATGGACGAGCACAACTGCCTTGAGGTCGTTGTGGTCAAGGGCAAGGCCACGAGGATAAAGGAGATCGCGGAGAGGCTGATAAGCCTGAAGGGGGTAAAGCACGGCAAGCTCGTGATGACAACCACGGGGAGGGAGCTGGTTTGATAAAATTTGAGGGGTGGCGAGGATGAGGCTCTTTTCCTTCCTTTCATCCCTACTGGTCGTGCTCTCCTTTGCCCTGCCCTGGTTCCGCTTTGACGATGGGGAGATAACCTTCATGGGAATTCTCCGTGAGGTTCTGACGATTCCCAGTGGATTCGAGGGAGCCTTCTGGTGGCTCAATCCCAACAGCACCGCTGGCATGTTCACCTTCATAGCGTTCTTTGCCGGGATATTCATGATACTCGTGGCGGTGCTCTTCGGCGTCCTCGGGGGCAGGCTCGGACCCGGAATAGGCACCATCGGGATGTTCGTCTTCACAGTGGTCTCGTGGTACGTTTACGGCTCCGGCTACTTCGGAATCTTGGCGGAGGGCTACGTTATAGCCCTGCTCAGCTTTGTGATAGGCTTTGTGGTTGCGGGCGGCGAAAAGCTCTAGCCAACGACCTCGGCTATTTCACCGTTCCCCGGTGGCAGGACGGTCATTACGTCCTCTTCCCTCACCCTGTAGCCCCACTTTTCGAGGATACGCTTTATCCTCTTCACCAGCTCGCTCTTTTTCAGTGAGCCTGGACGGATGATGATGTAGCGTTCCGTGTGGGCCTTAATCGCTTCTAC
Proteins encoded:
- a CDS encoding TIGR00341 family protein, encoding MLRLEVYCDEGEGERVADVLGKWNLQFYTEEVQGNGRRALRFTALVPDFVINDVVDELMKSIDLRRGHASITWTPVSGKSVKYANSVKSLRKFRRRWSLAAIEGLIENANTQARVDPIQLTLGAVASIIALFGLINDSIVMIISAMLLSPILGPLYGFSLNIVMGKGRDALDAVSSILKLLGVIFASALLVSIALRFAGIMPAEPTHEILVRGESGLVYILLAIILGYAGIVAIVSRIPEILAGVSIAAALVPPTTVVGISLAMGWWDVFGGSLVLTVENVLGLLSGSLLGLYILNVSPRSYYEKRAAKLYTKRTMLVLAVMIAALTLVELLS
- the nikR gene encoding nickel-responsive transcriptional regulator NikR → MKITRFGVSVPDELLERFDRIIKEKGYVNRSEAIRDMMRDFIVRHEWEEGDREVAGTITIVYNHDEADVVKELLDLQHDYVDEIISSLHVHMDEHNCLEVVVVKGKATRIKEIAERLISLKGVKHGKLVMTTTGRELV
- a CDS encoding amino acid permease, producing MRLFSFLSSLLVVLSFALPWFRFDDGEITFMGILREVLTIPSGFEGAFWWLNPNSTAGMFTFIAFFAGIFMILVAVLFGVLGGRLGPGIGTIGMFVFTVVSWYVYGSGYFGILAEGYVIALLSFVIGFVVAGGEKL